One genomic region from Fictibacillus marinisediminis encodes:
- the hisB gene encoding imidazoleglycerol-phosphate dehydratase HisB, whose translation MSNRTYSIERNTKETQIALEFSIDGEGQSDIDTPVPFLNHMLDGFTRHGLFNLSVKATGDTEIDDHHTTEDVGICLGTAIKEALGDKKGIKRYGNAFVPMDETLAQVAIDLSNRPHLEFRAEFPSQKVGTFDTELVHEFFWKLALEARMNLHVIVHYGTNTHHMIEAVFKAFAKALDEATLIDPRVKGVPSTKGML comes from the coding sequence ATGAGTAACCGAACCTATTCAATAGAAAGAAATACAAAAGAAACGCAGATCGCCCTGGAGTTTTCCATTGATGGCGAAGGACAATCGGACATCGACACACCTGTTCCTTTCTTAAACCACATGCTGGACGGGTTTACCCGGCATGGCTTATTTAATCTATCGGTGAAAGCCACTGGAGATACGGAGATTGATGATCACCACACGACAGAGGATGTTGGAATCTGTCTTGGAACAGCAATCAAGGAAGCTCTTGGCGATAAAAAGGGGATTAAGCGCTATGGGAACGCTTTTGTGCCGATGGATGAAACCCTTGCCCAAGTGGCCATCGACTTAAGCAACCGTCCTCATCTTGAGTTTCGCGCAGAATTCCCTTCTCAAAAGGTAGGGACATTTGATACAGAGCTTGTGCACGAGTTTTTCTGGAAGCTTGCACTGGAAGCACGAATGAATCTTCATGTAATTGTGCATTACGGAACAAACACCCATCATATGATTGAAGCCGTATTTAAGGCCTTCGCGAAAGCGTTAGATGAAGCGACCCTTATCGATCCCCGTGTGAAGGGTGTTCCTTCAACAAAGGGGATGTTATAA
- the hisD gene encoding histidinol dehydrogenase produces MKIERAIDLKSLQRGIDQDSEAQLSSVKSILNQVKEQGDAALFELTEKFDGVQLKELQVSPEEIRQAYEEIDDEMVEIIKEAARNIEEYHVQQKKQSWFFTRQDGTLLGQKITPLDSVGVYVPGGTAAYPSSVLMGVTPAKVAGVERIVLISPPDKNGKLPAGVLVAANESGVAEIYKSGGAQAIGALAYGTETIQNVDKIVGPGNLYVALAKREVFGTVDIDMIAGPSEIAVLADQTANPSYIAADLLSQAEHDPRSAAVLVTTSEVLAEQVAEEVDKQLQTLPRREIAGEAVRNYGAIYLVDNLKDGIHLINEIAPEHLEVMTESPMELLGQIKHAGAIFLGPNSSEPVGDYFAGSNHVLPTSGTARFSSPLNVDDFTKKSSVIMYSETAIKDNAKKIAAFARLEGLEAHARAVEKRLGETEHE; encoded by the coding sequence GTGAAGATTGAGAGAGCGATAGACCTAAAAAGTTTACAGCGAGGCATCGATCAGGACTCTGAAGCTCAGCTTTCTTCTGTCAAAAGTATCTTAAACCAGGTAAAAGAACAGGGAGATGCCGCACTTTTTGAGCTGACAGAGAAGTTTGACGGAGTGCAGCTGAAGGAACTGCAGGTGTCACCAGAAGAAATTCGGCAGGCATACGAGGAAATCGACGATGAAATGGTTGAAATCATAAAAGAAGCCGCCAGGAACATAGAGGAATACCATGTTCAGCAAAAAAAGCAATCATGGTTTTTTACTAGACAGGATGGTACACTGCTTGGCCAGAAAATTACACCGCTTGATTCCGTAGGCGTGTATGTTCCCGGTGGTACAGCAGCTTATCCTTCGTCCGTGCTTATGGGTGTAACACCAGCAAAGGTGGCTGGCGTAGAGCGGATCGTGCTGATTTCCCCGCCTGACAAAAACGGGAAGCTCCCGGCTGGTGTCCTGGTAGCCGCCAATGAAAGCGGCGTGGCTGAGATCTATAAAAGCGGCGGAGCACAGGCCATTGGGGCTCTTGCTTACGGAACAGAAACGATCCAGAACGTAGATAAAATTGTTGGACCCGGAAACCTTTATGTGGCACTCGCGAAACGTGAAGTATTTGGAACGGTCGATATTGATATGATTGCAGGTCCGAGTGAAATCGCTGTATTGGCTGATCAGACTGCCAATCCTTCCTACATTGCTGCTGACTTGCTTTCACAGGCGGAGCATGATCCGAGATCAGCGGCTGTTTTGGTAACAACATCAGAAGTCCTGGCAGAACAAGTGGCAGAAGAAGTGGACAAGCAGCTGCAGACGCTTCCACGCAGAGAGATCGCAGGAGAAGCGGTACGGAATTATGGGGCCATCTATCTCGTGGACAATTTGAAAGACGGCATCCATCTAATCAATGAAATCGCACCGGAGCATTTGGAAGTGATGACGGAAAGCCCGATGGAACTGCTGGGGCAAATTAAACATGCGGGTGCAATTTTTCTTGGCCCGAACAGCTCAGAGCCAGTTGGTGATTACTTTGCCGGCAGCAACCATGTTTTGCCGACCAGTGGAACCGCACGTTTTTCATCGCCGCTCAATGTGGACGATTTTACGAAAAAATCAAGTGTCATCATGTACAGTGAAACAGCCATTAAGGATAACGCTAAAAAGATAGCCGCATTTGCCCGGCTCGAAGGTCTGGAAGCACACGCACGGGCAGTAGAGAAGCGATTGGGGGAAACTGAACATGAGTAA
- the hisG gene encoding ATP phosphoribosyltransferase, with protein MSSLLTVAMPKGRIFQEAVELLRQAGYPLPPEFEDSRKLIIEIEEAGMRFILAKPMDVPTYVEHGVADVGIAGKDVMLEEERDVYEVLDLKISGCYLAVAGLPGQRENSVAPKIATKYPNVAAQYFREQGEQVEIIKLNGSIELAPLIGLADRIVDIVSSGRTLKENGLVEMEKIRGITSRIIVNPASYRMKAGVIDELVERLSKVVESKEEVL; from the coding sequence ATGAGCAGCTTATTAACGGTAGCAATGCCAAAAGGGCGGATTTTTCAGGAAGCAGTAGAGCTTTTGCGCCAGGCGGGTTATCCGCTGCCTCCCGAATTTGAAGATTCGAGAAAACTCATTATTGAAATAGAAGAAGCAGGGATGCGTTTTATCCTGGCCAAGCCGATGGACGTTCCCACTTATGTGGAGCACGGCGTTGCAGATGTAGGGATCGCTGGAAAAGACGTAATGCTTGAAGAAGAACGGGATGTATATGAAGTCCTGGACCTGAAAATCAGCGGCTGTTATCTGGCTGTGGCCGGCCTTCCCGGACAAAGAGAAAACTCGGTGGCACCTAAGATTGCGACGAAATATCCGAATGTGGCGGCACAGTATTTCCGGGAGCAGGGAGAACAGGTGGAGATCATCAAATTGAATGGATCCATTGAGCTCGCTCCGCTGATCGGATTGGCGGACCGCATTGTCGATATCGTTTCTAGCGGAAGAACATTGAAGGAGAACGGCCTTGTAGAAATGGAAAAAATCCGGGGAATTACGTCCAGAATCATCGTCAATCCAGCGAGCTACCGCATGAAAGCAGGGGTTATTGATGAGCTGGTCGAACGTCTTAGCAAAGTGGTAGAGAGCAAGGAGGAAGTACTGTGA
- a CDS encoding ATP phosphoribosyltransferase regulatory subunit: protein MSKPFVFEKPMGMRDTLPVLYQVKQQVRKVMEQEIKGWGYQFIQTPTLEYYDTVGEASAILDQQLFKLMDSEGKTLVLRPDMTAPIARVVSSSMKDVSYPIRLAYDSAVFRSQQREGGRPAEFEQVGVELIGDGTSSADAEVIALMVSALSKAGLQEFKVAVGHIGFLNELFLEVLGNAERAEELLRYLYEKNYVGYASHVKNLALSSIDKKRLLELLHLRGGEEILDEAKDMSAPGGKKAVADLQELFSILDLYGVKDKVVLDFTLFSHMSYYTGIVFEGYTNELGFPLCSGGRYDQLLGEFGRSAQAIGFGIRLDYLIEALNVKEPLNPRTCIVFSPDRRKEAIEKSRELREKGLSAVVQDISGVGSVDEYSGRFQEVIYYIGKPEKGEVQ, encoded by the coding sequence ATGTCAAAGCCGTTTGTTTTCGAAAAACCAATGGGGATGAGAGATACTCTTCCCGTGTTATATCAAGTAAAACAGCAGGTTCGTAAGGTGATGGAACAGGAGATCAAAGGATGGGGCTATCAGTTCATTCAAACCCCTACTTTAGAATATTACGATACAGTAGGCGAAGCATCTGCGATCCTGGATCAGCAGCTCTTTAAACTAATGGATTCAGAAGGAAAAACGCTCGTCCTCAGGCCAGACATGACAGCGCCGATCGCCCGAGTGGTTTCTTCGAGCATGAAAGATGTTTCGTATCCCATTCGTCTGGCATATGATTCGGCTGTATTCCGTTCACAGCAGCGGGAAGGAGGCCGCCCTGCAGAATTTGAACAAGTAGGCGTCGAACTGATTGGCGATGGAACTTCAAGTGCGGATGCGGAGGTTATCGCGCTCATGGTGTCAGCCCTCTCAAAGGCAGGACTGCAAGAGTTTAAAGTGGCCGTGGGGCATATTGGATTCCTTAATGAACTTTTTCTTGAAGTGCTCGGAAACGCTGAGCGAGCAGAAGAACTTTTGCGATATTTATATGAAAAAAATTATGTAGGCTATGCCAGTCATGTGAAAAACCTGGCACTGTCGTCCATTGATAAAAAACGATTGCTGGAACTGCTTCACCTGCGGGGAGGAGAAGAGATCCTGGATGAGGCCAAAGATATGTCAGCACCTGGAGGGAAAAAAGCAGTTGCTGATTTACAGGAGCTTTTTTCAATTTTAGATTTGTACGGAGTAAAAGATAAAGTCGTCCTTGATTTTACGCTCTTCAGCCATATGAGCTATTACACGGGCATCGTTTTCGAAGGATATACCAATGAGCTTGGCTTTCCGCTATGCAGCGGAGGCAGATATGATCAGCTGCTCGGTGAATTCGGCAGGAGTGCGCAGGCGATCGGTTTCGGTATCCGGCTTGATTACTTGATCGAGGCATTGAACGTGAAAGAGCCACTTAACCCTCGAACATGCATCGTTTTTAGTCCGGACCGCAGAAAAGAAGCCATCGAAAAATCAAGAGAACTTCGCGAAAAAGGGCTATCTGCTGTTGTTCAGGATATTTCAGGGGTCGGCAGCGTTGATGAATACAGCGGCCGTTTTCAAGAAGTCATTTATTATATCGGCAAACCGGAGAAAGGGGAGGTACAATGA
- the cax gene encoding calcium/proton exchanger — MLINRIFFIGIILGIPLSVVASLMHWPAVASFIIYCITIVALASFMGRATESLAITVGPRVGGLLNATFGNAVELIISIFALKAGLVSVVLASLTGSVLGNLLLVGGLSFFIGGLKFKRQKFNVHDAQHNAGLMIFAIVVAFVFPEVFSLTLDNHESFTLSIWVSAIMIVLYLAALYFKLVTHRGVYAYDEESGEHDEEEAAEWTKKKSITVLFLATLAVAYISENLVHTFEEVGRALGWSEVFIGIIIVAIVGNAAEHASAVLMAYKNKVGVTVEIAVGSTLQIAMFVAPVLVLASMFFEKQMSLVFSLPELVSMVLAVFLTISITNDGDTNWFEGLTLLAAYLIMGVGFYLL; from the coding sequence ATATTGATTAATCGCATTTTTTTCATCGGAATTATACTAGGAATTCCTTTATCTGTTGTCGCCAGCCTGATGCATTGGCCAGCAGTTGCTTCATTTATTATTTATTGCATCACGATTGTTGCCCTGGCTTCATTTATGGGAAGAGCGACCGAGAGCCTTGCCATTACAGTCGGCCCCAGGGTCGGAGGGCTGCTTAACGCCACTTTCGGCAATGCCGTAGAACTGATCATTTCTATTTTTGCCTTAAAAGCCGGATTAGTTTCAGTCGTGCTCGCATCTTTGACAGGTTCAGTATTGGGGAACCTTTTGCTTGTCGGGGGACTTTCGTTCTTTATCGGCGGCCTGAAGTTTAAACGGCAAAAGTTTAATGTGCATGATGCCCAGCACAACGCGGGATTAATGATTTTTGCCATTGTTGTAGCTTTTGTTTTCCCTGAAGTATTCTCATTGACACTTGATAATCACGAATCTTTTACATTGAGCATTTGGGTTTCTGCGATCATGATCGTCCTTTACTTGGCTGCCCTCTACTTTAAGCTTGTGACTCATCGCGGCGTTTATGCCTATGACGAGGAAAGCGGAGAGCATGATGAAGAAGAAGCGGCAGAGTGGACGAAGAAGAAATCCATCACTGTTCTATTCCTCGCAACCTTGGCTGTTGCGTACATTTCAGAAAACCTCGTGCATACGTTTGAAGAAGTAGGCAGAGCACTTGGCTGGAGCGAAGTATTCATCGGTATTATCATCGTCGCAATCGTTGGTAATGCAGCTGAACATGCTTCTGCTGTATTGATGGCCTACAAAAACAAAGTTGGAGTAACTGTTGAAATCGCCGTCGGTTCAACACTCCAAATCGCCATGTTTGTTGCTCCTGTTCTTGTTCTTGCTTCCATGTTCTTTGAGAAGCAGATGTCACTAGTCTTCTCACTGCCTGAACTCGTTTCGATGGTCTTGGCTGTGTTCCTGACCATCTCCATTACGAATGATGGGGATACCAACTGGTTTGAAGGCTTGACCCTTCTCGCAGCCTACCTGATTATGGGTGTTGGATTCTATCTTTTGTAA
- a CDS encoding zinc ribbon domain-containing protein yields MSRVTDEIRSRFKCVKCQHDRCQTKELAMTGSGLSKLLDIQHNHYLFVSCENCGCVEVYNPSILEGKKGQLGTIMDIFFG; encoded by the coding sequence ATGAGCCGTGTAACGGATGAAATACGTTCAAGATTTAAATGTGTGAAATGCCAGCATGACCGATGCCAAACGAAGGAACTTGCCATGACAGGATCAGGCTTAAGCAAGCTTCTCGATATCCAGCATAACCATTATTTGTTTGTATCGTGTGAGAACTGCGGATGTGTGGAGGTTTACAATCCGTCCATTCTGGAAGGGAAGAAAGGGCAGCTCGGGACGATCATGGACATCTTCTTCGGATGA
- a CDS encoding peroxiredoxin family protein translates to MPEVIQLGTLHLNTQLLLLLLSGMFAYGVVHFKAKKETKGYSEINLVWNAAALILFIWKISYFFLHPLLAIKHPSYLLYFSGGTPGLVLGTIAAGLYVLIALSRTHASASSLLFTGTLSGTAFFMFYEGVHAFYEKSIVSAAFSTVSCGIFFVLLFMKNKRVHRLSSLVLAALVLLSLAGTATIENKKLPAAEAGASGLKRGNTPPDFRLNSMDGKTISLSQYKGKTVFLNFWASWCPPCQAEMPEMQRFYKEHGSKDVVILAVNLTSEDSREAAKTFAKKHHVTFPVLYDEKGKVGGKYHAFTLPTTYVIDKSGTIAQLHIGPLSADMMESLIQ, encoded by the coding sequence ATGCCAGAAGTTATTCAGCTGGGGACCTTACACTTGAACACTCAGCTTTTGCTCCTATTGTTATCTGGAATGTTTGCTTATGGAGTGGTGCATTTTAAAGCCAAAAAGGAAACCAAAGGGTATTCAGAAATCAATCTAGTCTGGAATGCCGCAGCCCTTATCCTGTTCATATGGAAAATAAGCTATTTTTTCCTACACCCGTTATTGGCGATTAAGCACCCCAGTTACCTTCTCTATTTTTCAGGAGGCACACCGGGGCTGGTTTTGGGGACGATCGCTGCTGGTTTGTATGTTTTAATTGCTCTGAGCAGAACGCATGCATCAGCATCCTCTTTATTATTCACTGGCACACTCTCCGGAACTGCCTTCTTCATGTTTTACGAGGGTGTTCATGCTTTCTATGAAAAAAGCATCGTGTCCGCTGCTTTTTCCACCGTATCATGCGGAATATTTTTTGTTCTTCTTTTCATGAAAAACAAACGTGTTCACAGACTCAGCTCGCTTGTACTAGCAGCTCTTGTTTTGCTTTCTTTAGCCGGAACCGCCACTATCGAGAATAAAAAGCTTCCAGCCGCTGAAGCAGGAGCATCAGGCTTGAAAAGAGGCAACACCCCGCCTGATTTCAGACTAAACTCTATGGACGGGAAAACGATCTCACTTTCCCAATATAAAGGAAAAACAGTGTTTCTGAACTTTTGGGCCAGCTGGTGCCCTCCGTGCCAGGCTGAGATGCCGGAGATGCAGCGTTTTTATAAAGAACATGGAAGCAAAGATGTGGTCATTCTCGCCGTGAATCTTACATCTGAAGATTCACGTGAAGCGGCCAAAACATTTGCCAAAAAGCATCACGTCACCTTCCCTGTTTTATATGATGAAAAGGGGAAAGTGGGTGGAAAGTATCATGCGTTTACCTTACCAACGACGTATGTCATAGACAAAAGCGGCACGATCGCCCAGCTTCATATTGGTCCCCTGAGCGCAGACATGATGGAATCACTCATTCAATAG
- a CDS encoding GNAT family N-acetyltransferase, which produces MKDTYHFISESEAVHHEELHQLYEDIFGQDRKILFAELKGKKKLSILAVSRNGELAGFKMGYEQKNGRYYSWLGGIKAEYRKQGLASELMKRQHEWLKREGYHSVQTKTKNKWRSMLILNIKCGFDIIGTYTDSKGEPKIILEKKL; this is translated from the coding sequence ATGAAAGATACCTATCATTTTATATCGGAATCTGAAGCGGTCCATCATGAAGAACTGCATCAGCTCTATGAAGATATTTTTGGACAGGACCGAAAAATATTGTTCGCAGAGCTTAAGGGCAAGAAAAAGCTCTCCATCCTTGCCGTTTCACGGAATGGAGAGCTGGCTGGATTTAAGATGGGATATGAACAGAAAAACGGCCGATATTATAGCTGGTTAGGAGGAATTAAAGCAGAATATCGAAAGCAAGGACTGGCATCAGAATTAATGAAGAGGCAGCACGAATGGCTAAAAAGAGAAGGCTATCATTCGGTTCAGACGAAGACCAAGAATAAATGGAGAAGTATGCTGATCCTCAATATCAAATGTGGTTTTGACATCATTGGGACGTATACCGACAGCAAGGGAGAGCCAAAGATCATCCTGGAAAAAAAGCTGTGA
- a CDS encoding GNAT family N-acetyltransferase, with amino-acid sequence MEMMTGTVKELIGDSEWLKGFTVMKELRTELSQQEYLELMQIMSKEGYRLFALEQEGVAAAVAGIIVRTNFYNKKHVFVYDLVTHPDHRSKGYGEKLLDHVHQWAKEEGCEFASLESGVQRKDAHRFYEDRMGYERYCYSFRKTL; translated from the coding sequence ATGGAAATGATGACTGGAACTGTAAAAGAACTGATTGGCGATTCCGAGTGGCTCAAAGGGTTTACTGTGATGAAAGAGCTGAGAACGGAACTGTCTCAGCAGGAGTACTTGGAGCTCATGCAAATCATGTCAAAGGAGGGATATCGCCTTTTTGCTCTTGAGCAGGAGGGAGTTGCAGCGGCTGTTGCGGGAATTATCGTACGGACCAATTTTTATAATAAAAAACACGTTTTTGTTTATGATCTTGTTACTCATCCGGATCACCGATCAAAAGGATACGGAGAAAAATTGCTGGATCATGTGCACCAATGGGCTAAAGAAGAGGGCTGTGAATTTGCCTCTTTGGAATCGGGAGTTCAGCGGAAAGATGCTCATCGCTTCTACGAAGACAGGATGGGCTATGAACGATACTGCTATTCTTTTCGAAAAACGCTGTAG
- a CDS encoding acyltransferase: MRKTERYPVQGKNSLYQVYATVPFWKVAKNFAAIQVSRYTPFLPVKNWIYRTFLGMKVGEDTAVALMVMMDVMFPERISIGRNTVIGYNTTILAHEYLIREYRLGDVIIGDEVMIGANSTILPGVTIGHGAVVSAGTLVHKDVPAGAFVGGNPMQIIYTKEEMEGREREKS; encoded by the coding sequence GTGAGAAAAACGGAACGGTACCCTGTTCAAGGCAAAAATTCGCTTTACCAGGTCTATGCCACGGTGCCTTTTTGGAAGGTGGCAAAGAATTTTGCTGCCATCCAGGTATCGCGCTATACTCCCTTTCTGCCCGTGAAAAACTGGATCTACCGGACATTTCTCGGTATGAAGGTAGGAGAAGATACAGCGGTCGCCCTGATGGTGATGATGGATGTCATGTTTCCCGAGCGGATTTCGATTGGCCGAAATACGGTCATCGGTTATAACACGACGATTCTCGCACATGAATACTTGATCCGGGAGTACCGGCTTGGTGATGTGATCATCGGGGATGAAGTGATGATCGGTGCAAATAGCACGATTCTTCCAGGGGTCACGATTGGACATGGTGCAGTTGTTTCTGCAGGCACACTCGTTCATAAAGATGTACCCGCAGGGGCCTTTGTCGGTGGAAATCCCATGCAAATCATATATACGAAAGAAGAAATGGAAGGACGGGAGCGGGAAAAAAGTTGA
- the ppaX gene encoding pyrophosphatase PpaX encodes MKINTALFDLDGTLINTNELIIASYLHTLDKFFPEQYNREHIIPLMGMPLTETMEHFDKNQVKELIETYKDHNLSHHEELVTEFEGVIETIETLHKNGYKLGIVTTKMRRSVNLGLKLEGLDRYFDTIVTLDDVERAKPDAEPVEKALALLNAKPEEAIMIGDSKYDILSGKNAGTKTAGVAWTIRGREYLEEFSPDYMLGEMTDLLAILGEK; translated from the coding sequence ATGAAAATCAATACGGCTTTATTTGATTTAGACGGAACGCTTATCAACACGAACGAACTGATCATTGCTTCTTATCTTCATACGCTTGATAAGTTTTTCCCTGAACAATACAATCGCGAACATATTATTCCTCTGATGGGGATGCCGCTGACTGAAACGATGGAGCACTTTGACAAGAACCAAGTCAAAGAACTCATTGAAACGTACAAAGACCATAACCTTTCTCACCATGAGGAACTCGTTACAGAGTTTGAAGGGGTGATTGAAACGATCGAGACGCTGCATAAAAACGGCTACAAACTTGGCATCGTGACTACCAAGATGAGGCGTTCCGTTAACCTGGGGCTTAAACTTGAGGGTCTTGACCGCTATTTTGATACGATCGTTACGCTCGATGATGTGGAGCGGGCCAAGCCAGATGCGGAACCTGTGGAAAAAGCACTGGCTCTACTGAATGCCAAACCCGAGGAAGCCATCATGATCGGTGACAGCAAGTATGATATTCTGTCAGGAAAAAATGCGGGGACAAAAACAGCAGGAGTGGCCTGGACCATTCGGGGCCGTGAGTATCTTGAGGAGTTTTCACCAGATTATATGCTGGGTGAAATGACGGACCTGCTGGCCATTTTAGGAGAGAAATAA
- the lgt gene encoding prolipoprotein diacylglyceryl transferase translates to MDANIHPIDRVAFELGPITVYWYGVIIGLGALLGLWIAVRESERRGLGKDTFVDVVMWAVPIAIICARIYYVAFEWDFYSKHPEKIIAIWEGGIAIHGALIGSFLTAFIFSKIRGISFWKLADIAAPSIILGQGIGRWGNFMNQEAHGGPVSRSFLENTLHLPDFIVNQMYINGTYYHPTFLYESLWDLAGFVILMLLRKANLKRGELFFSYVIWYSIGRFFVEGLRTDSLMLTSTLRIAQVISLVLIAVSIILIIYRRKAGLSEKRYLEG, encoded by the coding sequence GTGGACGCTAATATTCATCCGATCGACCGGGTTGCATTTGAACTTGGCCCCATTACCGTCTATTGGTATGGGGTTATTATCGGGCTTGGGGCCTTGCTGGGGCTTTGGATTGCCGTCAGGGAGTCTGAACGGCGCGGGCTTGGCAAAGACACCTTCGTGGACGTTGTCATGTGGGCGGTGCCAATCGCCATTATCTGTGCACGGATATATTATGTTGCGTTTGAATGGGATTTCTACAGTAAGCATCCCGAAAAAATTATTGCCATCTGGGAAGGCGGCATCGCCATCCATGGTGCGCTCATCGGTTCTTTTTTAACCGCTTTTATTTTTTCGAAAATCCGCGGGATTTCGTTCTGGAAACTGGCGGACATCGCGGCTCCCAGTATCATACTCGGCCAGGGAATCGGACGCTGGGGAAATTTTATGAATCAGGAAGCACACGGAGGCCCTGTCAGCCGCAGCTTTTTGGAAAACACCCTGCACCTGCCCGACTTTATCGTGAATCAAATGTACATTAATGGAACGTACTATCACCCTACTTTCTTATATGAATCACTTTGGGACTTGGCGGGATTTGTAATCCTGATGTTGTTAAGAAAAGCTAATCTCAAACGGGGTGAGCTGTTTTTCAGCTATGTCATCTGGTATTCGATCGGACGATTTTTTGTTGAAGGATTGCGGACGGACAGCTTGATGCTCACATCAACATTAAGGATCGCTCAAGTGATCTCTCTCGTACTGATCGCCGTGTCAATCATTTTAATCATCTATCGCCGCAAAGCGGGACTGTCTGAGAAGCGCTACCTGGAAGGGTAA
- the hprK gene encoding HPr(Ser) kinase/phosphatase codes for MAKVHTKELIDKFQLELVSGEEGVHRTITTSDISRPGLEMAGYFTYYPAERLQLLGKTELSFISELPSQIRRERMEQLCTDETPGIIISREMEVPKELLIASHGTGVPIMRTKMTTTRLSSRLTNYLESRLAPMTAVHGVLVDIYGIGVLIKGDSGVGKSETALELVKRGHRLVADDSVEIRQEDEETLVGSAPELIQHLLEIRGLGIINVMTLFGAGAIRNYKKISLIIHLETWDSKKVYDRLGLEEETMPILDTEVPILTVPVRPGRNLAVIIEVAAMNFRLKRMGMNAAKQFNDRLTDAIASGDEEDL; via the coding sequence ATGGCGAAAGTACATACAAAAGAGTTGATCGATAAATTTCAGCTTGAACTGGTCAGCGGGGAAGAAGGCGTGCACCGCACCATTACGACCAGTGATATTTCCCGTCCGGGCCTTGAGATGGCGGGGTATTTTACTTATTATCCTGCTGAACGGCTTCAGCTTCTTGGAAAAACAGAACTTTCTTTTATCAGCGAGCTGCCTTCTCAAATTCGCAGAGAGCGGATGGAACAGCTGTGTACGGATGAAACACCGGGCATTATTATCTCTCGGGAAATGGAAGTGCCTAAAGAGCTGCTGATTGCCTCTCATGGAACAGGCGTGCCGATCATGCGGACGAAAATGACCACTACCCGTCTGTCGAGCAGACTGACCAATTATTTGGAAAGCCGCCTAGCACCAATGACTGCTGTTCATGGAGTATTGGTTGATATATATGGAATCGGAGTGCTCATTAAAGGAGACAGCGGGGTAGGAAAAAGTGAAACTGCGCTCGAGCTAGTGAAACGGGGACATCGTCTGGTTGCGGATGATTCTGTAGAAATCCGCCAGGAAGATGAAGAGACTCTTGTCGGAAGTGCGCCTGAGCTGATCCAGCATCTGCTGGAGATCCGAGGTCTTGGTATCATCAACGTCATGACGCTGTTTGGTGCCGGAGCCATTCGAAACTACAAAAAGATCTCCCTCATTATCCACCTGGAAACCTGGGATTCCAAAAAGGTATACGATCGTCTGGGTCTTGAAGAAGAGACGATGCCGATACTGGATACTGAAGTGCCGATTTTAACGGTACCGGTACGTCCTGGACGTAACCTTGCCGTTATTATAGAAGTAGCTGCCATGAACTTCCGCCTAAAACGGATGGGCATGAATGCTGCCAAGCAGTTTAACGACAGACTGACGGATGCGATCGCGTCAGGAGACGAAGAAGATTTATAA
- a CDS encoding GNAT family N-acetyltransferase produces MESQRLQFREYSMEDLEFYASLWGHSDVVQYIGKGLTKTKKEATKSLENWILPGYNYGLGLYVILLKETGEPIGHAGLVRQIVEGRKETEIGYWLAKPFWGKGFASEAAAFFMSYGKIQLKYGRMISLIHPKNTASIAVAKKIGMAYEKTVFFNGSRTRVYASGE; encoded by the coding sequence ATGGAATCTCAGAGGCTGCAGTTCAGGGAGTATTCGATGGAGGATTTGGAGTTTTATGCTTCTCTATGGGGACATTCTGATGTTGTTCAATACATAGGAAAAGGATTGACAAAAACAAAAAAGGAAGCCACGAAAAGTTTAGAGAATTGGATTCTTCCAGGCTATAATTATGGTTTGGGACTTTATGTCATCCTGCTTAAAGAGACAGGGGAGCCTATCGGGCACGCTGGCCTGGTCCGCCAGATTGTGGAGGGGAGAAAAGAGACGGAGATCGGCTATTGGCTCGCAAAACCTTTTTGGGGGAAAGGGTTTGCATCAGAAGCAGCTGCCTTTTTCATGTCCTACGGAAAGATTCAGCTGAAGTATGGAAGGATGATCTCTCTCATTCATCCCAAGAATACGGCGTCCATCGCTGTGGCAAAAAAAATCGGCATGGCCTATGAAAAAACGGTGTTCTTTAACGGAAGCCGTACTCGTGTTTATGCTTCAGGAGAATAG